The Metallosphaera hakonensis JCM 8857 = DSM 7519 genome includes the window ATATGAAAGTTAAATTTCAACAAAAAAAGGTCGTGCCAGATCTAGAAAAATTCAAGATTGGAAACCTGAAATTTGATAAGATAGTTTTAGCGAATGGGGTCTGGATCACATCTACTCTAAAACTACCGGTTACTAGCTTTAAGGGATACGGACTATGGATTAAGGGGACGACAAAATTGAAGGAGGCATTCGTAACCGTAGATGAGGGTATAGCTGTGTCTCCGCTTTCAGATCATGTAAAGGTCACGGGAGGCTTTTCGGCAGACTTCACTGAAGAATGGAAGGGGGATAGAATACTTGACAAGATTTCCTCTTTGCTCAAGGTTGAAGATATAATTGAAAGAAATATGGGATTCAGGCCTTGTTCTCCCGACGGATTTCCTATCCTCGGAGAGAAGGGGAATGTGATCGTTGCTACCGGAGCGTGTAGATTGGGATGGAGCTACGGTCCGGCGATGGGCTACTACGCCAGCGAACTAGCTTTGGACAAAATAGAGTCGCTTGGTTACCTCTCTAGATATGTAGAGTCCTTGGAATATTGATAATGTCTCAACTCTTCCCTGGATTAGATCTTATCCTTCTTCTCATATACTGCTTGTCCAAGTTAATAATTCTAAGAACTGAAGACCTTTTGAGGGTGACAAGGAAAAGTAGTTAAAATTAATTATGGTATAACCTATTAATCCGTGTTACTCAAATATTACTCATGGTATCGGAAGGAAGCAGGGAATTAACTAAATCCCTTATGGAGGCCAAAGAGAGAATAATTTCAGGTGACGTGAAGCAGGGGATAGATATAATAGGTAAAGTTGTAAATTCATCGAACATCAAGGAAACAAACTGGATAATTTGTAATATAGTGGACGCAGCTGATTGCCCCTACGTGGTGGAGACCCTTAAATCTATCGGAAAAATATTCGATATTTCGAGCTGTGGAAATCTCAAGAGAATCGTAACATGTTTCATAAAATCTGGGGTCGATTCGGAGCTCGTGGATATAGCCCTCTCAGCGATGGTGTCTAGGGGTAAGTCTGACCAACTGGACAAGATAGTTCAGGAGATAAATGACATACCTCCCATCTTCTTAATGAAACTTGCAACAGCGTATCACAAATCTGGGAATCTGAAAAAGGAGGAGGAACTCCTCAAGCAAGCGTGCAACAAGGGATTGAAGGAGGCTTGTAGAAATATTAACCAGGTCTTCTCAAGAATAACATGAGAAGACGAACAAAAATCATTGCAACTTTAGGCCCCTCATCGGAGAACTTGATATCCAGTTTGAAGGATAAAGTAGATATTTTCAGGGTTAATTTAGCTCATGGGGATACAGAATCCCACTCAAAATATTTTGAGCTCATAAAGACGCAGGCCCCTACTTCCTCCATTCTCGTGGATCTACCTGGACCCAAACTTAGGGTCGGAGATATAGGGAAAGTTGAGCTGAGAGCAGGGCAGGAAATTCTTTTTTCCATGAACGAGGGAATAGTAGTACAAGAGCCCCTCTTCTACAGAAGCGTTAGGCCCGGATCAGAGATACTTCTGGCTGACGGTATAATAAAGGTAAGAGTGACTGAAGTTTCCAATGATCAAGTGAAAGCCATAGTCGAAACTTCAGGCATACTTACGTCGAGGAAGGGGATAAATATTCCCGACATGGTGCTTGAAACTGGCCTTACAGATAACGACTTCAGATTGATGGATGAAGCCCTATCGTTAGGTGCTGATTACATCGGTCTTTCGTTCGTGTTAAGCGAGAACGACGTGATAAAGGCTAAATCTAAGATCCAAGGGAGAGCGTGGGTTATCTCTAAGATCGAGAAGAGCCAAGCGGTTCAAAGGCTATTCAGGATCGTTGAAGAGAGCGATGGAGTAATGGTGGCCAGAGGTGACCTCGGAGTCGAGATAGGGCTAGAGAACTTACCTTACATTCAGAGAAAGATAATCCGTACCTCCAAGCTCCTGGGTAAACCAGTAATATTAGCAACTCAGGTCTTGGAATCCATGGTTAACAGCCCACTTCCCTCAAGGGCCGAGGTCATAGACGTTGCCAATTCAGTTTATCAAGGCGTTGACGCCATAATGTTAAGCGATGAAACAGCCGCAGGGCACTACCCCGTTGAGGCAGTTCAGTATTTGGACGAGATAATAACTTCCTCTGAGGATAAGGTAAAACCCCTGAGACCCTCTCCCATGAGGAGTCCGGATGACGCCATAGCTTACGCAGCTCTGTCCCTATCTGAACTGTCTAGATCTGATTTCATCGCGGTTCATAGTAGGAGTGGGATGTCGGTGATTAGGGTCTCTAGGCTGAGACCGAAGGCCACAATCCTGGCCTTTACCCCAGATCCGAGCGTAGCTAGAAAATTGAAGTTGTGCTGGGGGGTCGTACCTCTATCCATTGAGGAGAACGTTGGAGATTTAAACGAGTTGGTCTCGATCCTAGATAAGAAATGCAGGGAACTTGGAGTTAAGGGTAACGTAGTGATGGTCGCTGGCGATCCCAAAATGGAGTCTGGAAGAACCAATCTCCTCAAACTGCATTCAATCGACTCTAGTCTATACCCATAGGGAACAAGGTTTAAATTCTAGTATATTTACTTAAACTTATGTCGGAGAGTATAAACGTGCCCCTGACAATAAGGGAAGCGGAGAGAAAAGATATAGAAGGAGTTTATCAGCTATACCAGTCCCTAACTCCTGAAGACCTTTACATGAGATTTTTCACCTTCCACAAGGTATCTCATGAGGAGATAGAGCAACTGTTCAGTAGACAAGACCACGTAACGCTTCTGGCTGAAATAGACGGTAGAATAGTTGGAGAGGCAACGTTATACGAAGATGGAGAATTCTCCGTGGCAGTGGATCCAAGGGAAAGGAGAGGGGGAATTGGTACAGCGCTGGTAGCAGAGCTCATTAAAAGAGGAGCTTCTTCAGGGATGAAGAAGATTAAGTTCTATACCCTACCTGAAAACTATCCCATGATAAGAATAGGGAAGAAACTTGGCTTCAAACTAGACTTTGATGAGGAGCAAGTAAAGGGGGTTCTGGAGTTAAATTAGCGCGCTAGTTAATCTGTAGTATTAGTTCTAAATTGAAAACGATCTTCGAATCACCAATCATAGGGGCACGTATAGTCCATCATTCCTAGCTTCTTCCTGGCTAAACTACATAGAGGACAAATATTTACCGTATCAGTTTCACCAAGCCTAACGGAATAATGCCTTATCATTTCCATGAATTCTTCATCGTTTTCTAGGACCGACTTGTACTTTCCATCTGCCCTCTTTCCTTTTAGATAATAGCTTATTTCAGCTGGGGTTAATCCAAGAATCGAAGCGGCCTGGGACTGCGAAATTCCGTTGCTCACCAATTGGGTAACCAGCAGAGCCTTTATTGCTGGGATTATATCACGCATAGCCGATTCGCATGGGATAATAAGTTTCCTCGATTCGTTTCTCATTAATTATATATATTCATTAACAGGATTTAAACCCTTCCTTCACTCCAGATATTTTGCCTTAAGGGCGGTCAAGCACTAAGATCACTAGAGTGATAGGAGACCAAAAAATTTGGTTCTTTTAAATCATAAAAGTCAAATTATCGTATTATCTTAATATTATATTTCATTGGCATGAATATTAATTTAAAAAATGGAAAAAGTAGTTTACATTATCAGCGCTGGGCAATTCAGGTGTCAATTGCTAATTGTAATTACTGCAAAGATGAATCAAACCGAGGGAATTGTTAAGCATGAATACCTACCCGGTTAGTACGAGAGAATTCAATTAAATTCATTCTATTTAGCTAGATAAACCGAATTCGCAAAGAAGACCTGAATCGCTCCAACACTACGTTATTTAAATGACGAGAGAATGTCCGGAATGCAAGTATTTCGACGAAACTATTGATATAATAACGAGAATTATTCTGGATATAAGGTTATATCTGGATGTTCTGTAAACCTTCTATCATGATACTCCTTCACAAGATAGATGATTTGTATTTACTGGTAGAAAATATGGAAAAACATAAATCCCTTTATCAATATAAATTGAATTTTTTACATTCCGGACATTCTCACGAGCATTACTCTCGTGCAGGGATTCATGATTAGACCGATCTTAAGCCGTATCATCTGTGCAGGAAAGATTAGCGCATGAATTTGTAACATAATTATAAAATTCTCCATATAAATATCAGTTTTATAGTAAATAGATACAGTTTAATTAAGAGGCCTCGCATATTGATGTATTTATAGAGAACATATGTTTTCTATTATAAGATATATAAAGTGAATCATGGAAAAGAAAATACCTTTGAATCAAAAAGATAATTTTTTATCAAACAACATTCGAGTTTAAAGAGAATAGTATGTCTCAAAATCCAGATCCTCGATTTAACTACCTGAGATATGCAACTATTATCTCCTACTTCTTCTCCTCGATAGCTGCTGTGGCGTTCATGACGCTGGCAATCATAAGAGCCACTTTCGAGGCAGCATATACGTATGATGTTTCTGGGTTATTCGTGGTTCCAAATATTGTACTTCTAGCAATAGAAGTGGGAACACCAATATTTTCAGTAATGTTTGACGCAGTAGTCATACTTGGTATCCAACTGATGCTTAACAGAATATATGTCATGAACACTATAAAGTCCATTATTGTTATTGTGCTGATGGCTATTATCTTCGCCTCCGTCCTTGGACACAAACCCGACAACCCATTTGCTCAAGCTACTGAACTGCCCTTCTTGGGAAGTGGGGCTGTGGCTGTAATTTTCAACGCCGTTCCAATTGGCACCTCATTAGCGATGAGAAATATTGAGAGGAAGATGTATGGATGATAATAAAGCCATCAATCCAGTGGCAAGCTACGCCTTCTTTGAGGGCACCCTTTATATATTGGAAGGACGTAATAGTGATTCTTGAAAACCCAAGTAAGGTTCTAGTGGTTGATGCATGGCGAGAACAACTGGGAAGATATAAGGCTCCTCCCCAAGTATCAATATTCAAGTTTACCTACAAGATTGGGCAAGTAGACGATGAGAGTACTAAATACCTGGAATGCATAGCTGATACATTGCAAACTAAATTAAAACCACTTATAGTGAGAAAATACGAATGTAAGGACGTAGTGGTGATATTATGATAGACATTGATGGATTTCTAAGGTGTATGGGGAAAACTGTAGAGGTAAAGAAAGTATCTGACTTGGTGTGGTCATTTAAGATGAGAGATGCCATCATGTTATCTGGCACACTAAAAGTGAACCCAGGAATTGTCACTGAAATAGAGATCAGGTTCAGGAGTCCTGACGGTATTGGAACAGTAAAGATAACCAAGGGGACTGTGATAGAAGCGAGTTACGATGGGATATTATCACACCAGTTTAAGCCGAAAATTGTATCCTGCTCAAAGATACTCATTAGCAAGGAGTTAACTTGAATTAATGATTGTTTTTAGGTCTCGGACTGCTCCTAGAGCTAGTTCTACCATTTCCTGAAACGCTCTCTTCCCAAGATTGGTGTCAGGTTTCATTTCACAACTACTAACAACCCCGTCATCTCCACCCATTTCAGAGGTTAAGATATTGAAGGTGAAACTAGAGAACTTAGTTACCTTGGGTATCTTATCTAAGCGTATTAGATCTGGCCTTAGATACATCATTATCGATGTTTCCACGTTTCCTGCATGAAGATCTCCGTATTCCTTAAATATGGGTGCACTTGGGAGATTAACTACAATTACCCTAGGTCTCCCCACGGTGAAGTTAACTCTTCTAGCAACCGCGGTTAGAAGATGAGAGTTGCCTCCGTGACCGTTAATTATCACAACTCCTTTCATCCCTATCCTCGGAGTAGAAGAGATTATGTCCTCAATAAAGTCCATAAAGTGCGTATCCTTAACGGAGATGTGAGGAAGACTACCGTGTTCGAAGGAACAGCCGTAATGTACTGTCGGTAAGAGAGTTAATCCCTCTATCCTAGAAACTTCCCGCGCAATCTCTTCTGCAATTATTGAATCAGTTCCCAAGGGCAAGTGTGGGCCATGTTGCTCCAGGCTCCCCACAGGGAGCGCTCCCACTGGATTTATGGGATCGTCCTTGGTAAATCCCTGTAGATGCATGAACTCTAATTTCATTAGAAAATATTATTCTCTCTGTGATTTGTTTAGAGATGATGACCTTCCAGGCTCATTGAGCTGTGATGTATAGGTTGCAAGAACTGAATAGGAGGCGCATGAACTTAACGTAGTTCTAGCGTTGGGGGCTCTGATATGGATGTGGCAGGAAAGCTATCGACAAAACTCACCCCGGCCCCGACCGGTAAACTCAAAATTTATTTAAAGATTCATAGTGAATATAATTGTACTATCATAATAACTAGGTAAAGATTCACGCTTAACAATTTCCTTATATTTGACCTAACTTATGACTACTTCAGTTACTAAATGGTAACTAAATTCCCCTTCCCCAAAATATAGAAAAATATAATCAGAAAAAGTAAAAATTCATTTTAAATCTTTTAGATAGTGATTCCCCCGTCAAATTTAAAATGAAATCTAATACGTTGCGATAGAAGAGCGCTCCATCCATAAGCTGTAGGATCCGACGGTCCTTAACACTGGCATAGGCTTTTCCTAGGGCCATTGCGATTTTATCTGTATAAAACAAGAATGCGCCCTCCTTGAGAATTTCGTCCAATACAACGAATAGAATATCCGGTCTATCTAAAAAATTCATGAACCAGATCCCAATTTCGGTTTTTTCAGTACCTTTTGACTTATGAAAGGCTTCCAAAGCGATATCTAAGTATCTTTGGTTCTTGGTGTATGCATAGGCCGTGCTAGCGGAAATCGCACGTAGCATAAGATCCCCTTGTTTATCTCCCCGTTTAACAATTTCTATGGTATCAATTAACTTGTCAACCTCGTCAATTTCTTTGAAAATAGAGTAATAGCTTACTAACGACAGAGCGGATAAATCGAACTCATGATTGGATTTCTTTAGACCTTCCCTCAGACTCTCAATGAACTTCTCGCTTTCCTTATTTTTTCCTAGACTTCTTAAGGCTACTGCCAAAGTGTAATTATTTTGAATTTTTTCCTCCTTGTCTGTTTTTACTCTTTCATTAAGTATGAGGGCATCTTCAACCAATTCCGGTCTGCCAGGTTCCGTATCGGTTCTCATTGCTATATTTTGTAGGAATTTTGAAATATTGGGTTCACTATTATAAGATGGGTTATCTCTCAACAATCTCATGAAATCCTGCATGGGATCGTAATCGTCTAATAGATGGGAACATTCAGCTATTACGTTGGTCATAGCTAACCTGTTATACGTAGGCCTCTTTCCACCAAGACACTCCAGTAGGATGAGGGAATTAGAGACCAGAACATGATCCTCTACATCCCTCTTACCCCTCTCTAATATTGTAGCCGAAGTGTCCTTGTCACCCATTATTAGGTAAACCTCTGCAAGTTTGACTAGGTGATCCATGGAGTGAGACCTCTTCTTTAAGATCTTATAGTACTCGTCCAGCTCATCTTTAGTTAGGCTATTTTCCGAAGCCCTGTATAGATAATAGTAAATCTCAGAAAATCTCCTTTCATAGGCACCCATACCCCTTGTGAGTTTCTCAAGATCTTGGAAGTCCATGGATATATGGTGTGAATGATAGGAAAAATATTTTTCAGAATTTTTGCTGAGAAAGGGTAGTTAATTTTGCGAATTATGTTACATGAGTAAATTATGAAATAGGGAGTAATCCACCGGGCGAGAATCCTTGGGTCATCGTATAATATTCAATTAGATTCGTTCTATTTCTTTCAACGAAATTAATTCGCAAAGATACGTGAATAGCTCGTTAATTAACTTTCTAACCTTTTATGGGGCGGCTCAGGAGTCCATTGCGAATTGTATTTTCTAGCTTTGAATTAGACTTATCCAATGTACAAATTATTGGGTATATTTCGGATAAAGTGAGAGGAATGAAGAAGACTGTAATATTATTACAGTGATGAGAAAATAGGCCGATAGGTTGTAGTAGAGCGCTATGGCCCGCGCGAGCTGTAGTATCCTCCAGGGAGAGTGAAACAACCCGAACCTCCTCCTCTCCAGGAGGGAGTTGAAGGACTCGACCAGGTTGTTGGACTTTAACTTCCAGAGCTTCTTGTCGGCGATGAGGTAGCTTAGAAGAGTCGGGTTGGTCTCGGGCTTGATCTTGCCGAGCTCGGCTGACGAGGTGATTGCGTCCAGGGCCTCCCTTTCCTCCTTGGTCGCGCGACGCTTCAGGTGGACCAGGCAGCCTTGCCTCCCCACGTGAAGTTCAGCTAGGGAGATCGCCCTGTCCAAGGCCTTGATCCCGTCAGCTACCACCAGGACGAAGCTGGTCTTCTTCCAGACCCTGACCAGGAGACTCCAATAGGCCATGGCGTCCTCAGCCTCGCTTATGATGACCTCGAGGACCGCCCTCTTTCCCTCCCGAGTTACGCCTATAGCCACGAGGAGGACCGCCTTTCGTCCCTTGAGCTTCACGTACTTCCCGTCAACTATAACGTACTTGAAGTCGTTGCCCGTTTCAATCTCGGGCATCCAGAGCTTGGCGTTCAACTTACCTCCCTTCACTGAGTAGACCAACATTAAGGACGCGAAGACCTTCCTCTCCTCCCTTAACAGAGTCTCCTCGACCTGGGTCCTCACCCTCCCTTCACCGTAAAGCACGGGCAGCTTCACCGATATCCACTCCAACTCGTACTTCGTCTCCCTCTCCTCCATCACGATCTTGAACCCCTTGAGGAACCTGTAGCTCGCGTAACCCTTCCTCTTGACCTCCTTACCCCTTTGGTAGTTGGGACTAATCCTCTCAGCTTCCTCCCTCGCCATCCTCTCGATCTCCTGGACCGGTTTGTTTAATAAGGCGTAATCGGGTAATATCTTGGGGATGAGCGTGAGGGATATCTTCCCAGGTCCCTCTACGAGCTCCATAATCCGGACCCCGTAGAGGGTTACCTCGTTCACAGTTGATAGTTCCATGATATTACCTCATGCTCGTCCCCTATTAGTGTTACCGAAAATGTAGAATCAATTTCTACTATCTAATTCTATAGAAATAAATTGAAATCGCAATGGACTCCTGAGCCGCCCTATCAACCATATACTCTCCTTATAATCCAACCTCGAGTTGTGTTTACTATGACGGGTATACCTATGTGAATAACGGAAGTGGTACATTCATATTTCATGGCAATCAATCCATTTATCTGGGTGGTACCACCTTGTTTTTCTTCCAGAGACCTATATTAATTGGAGGAGGAGCAGGGATATACAAGGTAATGGAGCTTAACGGATCTTCAATCTTAAAATGTGTAGACGTGAAGGCAAATGATTTTACCACATGGAATACAATTGTGATCTGTAGAGGAGAGACTATAACACAGGATCAAAATTACACTAAAGTTACTAACTTTGAATGTCTTTCTCGTTCAGGAGTAGGAGATTTCATCGTATTTTCCAGTGTAAGTGAATTTGAAACAGCAGATCACACAGGATTTTCTTATAACGGGACAAATGTGGTAGTTGGTCTTCCTAAACTAATACCTATAAACTGGACCGACTCTAATCTTATAGGAGTATATAACACCTACCCCGTTTTACTTAATGAGGAGATCCTTAGGCCAATTAATGTCTACAACATTACTAATAACTCAATCAACGAATATAATATTAGTATTTCGGTAAATTCCTCTTCGGATTCGATAAATTACCAACTATTTATATTTCCTCTATTGTTGGCTTCCGTTGTGATTGGGCTTTTAAGGCTAAGAAAAGTATTATGAAAGAATCCCCTTAAGTGTCTCGCCCTTCCATCTTCATGGTCAAAGGAAAAAAGAGATAATAACATCTTTATCTACTTTCTCATACCAGTGATGACGAATCCGGGATCCGATCTGTGAGGGCCCATACGCGAACTCTGAGGAACGAATATACCTAGCATCATAATTATAAAAAATCATCATAGGATAAAATCCTAATGTTTAAATGGTAAAAATTTTAAGAGGGAACTTGTAATAGGTAATGAGCAGATATGACTACAGCTTTTGAGAAACCGGAAATGTCTAAGTTAATTGAGGAATTGAAAAACCTTAAGGCGAAAGCTTATCAAGGTGGAGGAGACGAAAGGATTCAGGCCCAACACAACAAAGGTAAGCTCACAGCTAGGGAAAGGATAAATCTACTGTTTGATGAGGGGACCTTCAACGAAGTCATGACGTTCGCAACAACTAGGGCAACAGAGTTCGGGCTGGATAAAAGCAAGGTATACGGTGACGGAGTGGTGACAGGATGGGGACAGGTAGAAGGTAGAACGGTTTTCGCTTACGCCCAGGACTTCACGTCTATAGGCGGTACCCTCGGAGAGACTCATGCGTCTAAAATAGCTAAAGTCTACGAGTTAGCTCTGAAGGTAGGGGCTCCAGTTATTGGTATAAACGATTCAGGGGGAGCCAGAATTCAGGAGGGCGCAGTGGCCTTAGAAGGATACGGAACTGTGTTTAAAGCTAACGTAATGGCCTCTGGAGTGGTTCCTCAGATCACCATTATGGCCGGACCCGCAGCAGGTGGTGCGGTGTATTCCCCGGCCCTAACGGACTTCATTATCATGATAAAGGGAGACGCCTATTACATGTTCGTAACAGGTCCCGAGATCACTAAGGTAGTTTTAGGTGAAGACGTCTCCTTCCAGGATCTAGGCGGGGCAGTTATACATGCCACTAAATCTGGGGTAGTTCATTTCATTGCTGAAAACGAGCAGGACTCCATTAATATTACAAAGAGACTCCTCTCCTACTTGCCCTCAAATAACATGGAGGAACCACCTTTCATGGATACAGGAGATCCAGCTGATAGGGAAATGAAAGACGTTGAGGATGTTGTACCCACGGACACCGTTAAGCCCTTTGATATCAGGGAGGTGATTTACAGGACTGTGGATAACGGAGAGTTCATGGAGGTTCACAAGCACTGGGCACAGAACATGGTTGTGGGCTTCGCTAGAATCGCAGGAAATGTTGTGGGTATCGTGGCTAACAACTCGGCTCACTTGGGTGCAGCCATAGACATCGACGCATCGGACAAGGCGGCCAGATTCATAAGGTTCTGCGATGCGTTCAATATTCCAGTCATCAGCTTGGTGGACACTCCCGGTTACATGCCAGGAACAGATCAAGAATACAAAGGGATTATAAGGCACGGTGCCAAAATGTTGTATGCCTTCGCCGAGGCCACAGTGCCCAAGGTTACCGTTGTGGTGAGGAGGTCTTACGGAGGAGCTCACATAGCCATGAGCATTAAGAGCTTAGGTGCAGATTTGATTTACGCGTGGCCCTCAGCTGAGATCGCCGTGACTGGACCAGAGGGTGCGGTAAGAATTCTCTACAGGAGAGAGATCCAGAACAGCGCTAATCCAGACGA containing:
- a CDS encoding DUF1955 domain-containing protein: MVSEGSRELTKSLMEAKERIISGDVKQGIDIIGKVVNSSNIKETNWIICNIVDAADCPYVVETLKSIGKIFDISSCGNLKRIVTCFIKSGVDSELVDIALSAMVSRGKSDQLDKIVQEINDIPPIFLMKLATAYHKSGNLKKEEELLKQACNKGLKEACRNINQVFSRIT
- the pyk gene encoding pyruvate kinase, whose amino-acid sequence is MRRRTKIIATLGPSSENLISSLKDKVDIFRVNLAHGDTESHSKYFELIKTQAPTSSILVDLPGPKLRVGDIGKVELRAGQEILFSMNEGIVVQEPLFYRSVRPGSEILLADGIIKVRVTEVSNDQVKAIVETSGILTSRKGINIPDMVLETGLTDNDFRLMDEALSLGADYIGLSFVLSENDVIKAKSKIQGRAWVISKIEKSQAVQRLFRIVEESDGVMVARGDLGVEIGLENLPYIQRKIIRTSKLLGKPVILATQVLESMVNSPLPSRAEVIDVANSVYQGVDAIMLSDETAAGHYPVEAVQYLDEIITSSEDKVKPLRPSPMRSPDDAIAYAALSLSELSRSDFIAVHSRSGMSVIRVSRLRPKATILAFTPDPSVARKLKLCWGVVPLSIEENVGDLNELVSILDKKCRELGVKGNVVMVAGDPKMESGRTNLLKLHSIDSSLYP
- a CDS encoding GNAT family N-acetyltransferase; protein product: MSESINVPLTIREAERKDIEGVYQLYQSLTPEDLYMRFFTFHKVSHEEIEQLFSRQDHVTLLAEIDGRIVGEATLYEDGEFSVAVDPRERRGGIGTALVAELIKRGASSGMKKIKFYTLPENYPMIRIGKKLGFKLDFDEEQVKGVLELN
- a CDS encoding transcriptional regulator → MRNESRKLIIPCESAMRDIIPAIKALLVTQLVSNGISQSQAASILGLTPAEISYYLKGKRADGKYKSVLENDEEFMEMIRHYSVRLGETDTVNICPLCSLARKKLGMMDYTCPYDW
- a CDS encoding creatininase family protein, whose translation is MKLEFMHLQGFTKDDPINPVGALPVGSLEQHGPHLPLGTDSIIAEEIAREVSRIEGLTLLPTVHYGCSFEHGSLPHISVKDTHFMDFIEDIISSTPRIGMKGVVIINGHGGNSHLLTAVARRVNFTVGRPRVIVVNLPSAPIFKEYGDLHAGNVETSIMMYLRPDLIRLDKIPKVTKFSSFTFNILTSEMGGDDGVVSSCEMKPDTNLGKRAFQEMVELALGAVRDLKTIINSS
- a CDS encoding transposase; its protein translation is MELSTVNEVTLYGVRIMELVEGPGKISLTLIPKILPDYALLNKPVQEIERMAREEAERISPNYQRGKEVKRKGYASYRFLKGFKIVMEERETKYELEWISVKLPVLYGEGRVRTQVEETLLREERKVFASLMLVYSVKGGKLNAKLWMPEIETGNDFKYVIVDGKYVKLKGRKAVLLVAIGVTREGKRAVLEVIISEAEDAMAYWSLLVRVWKKTSFVLVVADGIKALDRAISLAELHVGRQGCLVHLKRRATKEEREALDAITSSAELGKIKPETNPTLLSYLIADKKLWKLKSNNLVESFNSLLERRRFGLFHSPWRILQLARAIALYYNLSAYFLITVIILQSSSFLSLYPKYTQ
- a CDS encoding acyl-CoA carboxylase subunit beta, with the protein product MTTAFEKPEMSKLIEELKNLKAKAYQGGGDERIQAQHNKGKLTARERINLLFDEGTFNEVMTFATTRATEFGLDKSKVYGDGVVTGWGQVEGRTVFAYAQDFTSIGGTLGETHASKIAKVYELALKVGAPVIGINDSGGARIQEGAVALEGYGTVFKANVMASGVVPQITIMAGPAAGGAVYSPALTDFIIMIKGDAYYMFVTGPEITKVVLGEDVSFQDLGGAVIHATKSGVVHFIAENEQDSINITKRLLSYLPSNNMEEPPFMDTGDPADREMKDVEDVVPTDTVKPFDIREVIYRTVDNGEFMEVHKHWAQNMVVGFARIAGNVVGIVANNSAHLGAAIDIDASDKAARFIRFCDAFNIPVISLVDTPGYMPGTDQEYKGIIRHGAKMLYAFAEATVPKVTVVVRRSYGGAHIAMSIKSLGADLIYAWPSAEIAVTGPEGAVRILYRREIQNSANPDDIIKERIAEYKRLFANPYWAAEKGLIDDVIEPKDTRKVVASALRMLKNKREFRHPKKHGNIPL